A single window of Zea mays cultivar B73 chromosome 10, Zm-B73-REFERENCE-NAM-5.0, whole genome shotgun sequence DNA harbors:
- the LOC100382110 gene encoding putative XH domain family protein: MDCSSDESSELSETDIDDYADKSYSDLKSGKFVARLGSDRFRCPFCPGKKKQDYRYSELLQHAVGVGASNRAAKVKANHQALAKLLKEDHADAAATLPAWQAIALSNAPKPAQDQEAFVWPWTGVLANVPAGQAQEGGATLMEQLAEFKPVQITAVCGADGYAGYVVVLFTKDWIGFKNALAFQNCFKSRRLGKQDWKETKGHVEQVFGWLAKEEDYRSDDPVGRFLSANGDLKTVSELEQEMSSKTDNLIDSLARQITAKSKYLQELECKCNQMNLSLQKAMEESDLLHKRYNEEMRNMQSAVREHTRRVFQETEELRNQLVEKESNIQRRSRELNELVAQTDMERRKLEEERKKNADQNDSLNMARIEQQRADERALQLLEKHKKEKEDALNRILQLERQVDEKQKLELDIEQLKGKLEVVKHMAGEGVDVKKRSEELTAELNERIEEMEDLEALNQTLVVKHRMTNDEIQDAKKELITGLTDMLGPRSNIGIKRMGELDEKPFVLSCKQRYGQDAEMKAAELVSLWQEHLKDPNWHPFKIVTTGSTKEQIIDDKDEKLAGLKKQLGEKVYEAVATALLEINEYNASGSYVVSELWNNRENRKASVTEAIQHVLKQWKAQRRRR, encoded by the exons ATGGACTGCAGCTCTGACGAGTCGTCAGAGCTAAGCGAGACAGATATCGACGACTACGCCGACAAGTCGTACTCGGACCTCAAGTCCGGCAAGTTCGTGGCGAGGCTGGGCAGCGACAGGTTCAGGTGCCCGTTCTGTCCGGGGAAGAAGAAGCAGGACTACCGCTACAGCGAGCTGCTCCAGCACGCCGTCGGGGTGGGCGCATCCAACCGTGCCGCGAAGGTGAAGGCGAACCACCAGGCCCTGGCGAAACTTCTCAAGGAGGACCACGCCGACGCGGCGGCCACACTGCCAGCATGGCAGGCCATCGCGCTAAGCAACGCGCCGAAGCCGGCGCAGGACCAGGAAGCGTTCGTTTGGCCCTGGACGGGCGTCCTCGCGAACGTCCCGGCCGGACAAGCCCAGGAGGGTGGAGCTACACTGATGGAGCAGCTAGCTGAGTTCAAACCCGTGCAGATCACTGCCGTGTGCGGTGCCGATGGGTATGCCGGCTACGTCGTTGTTCTGTTCACCAAGGATTGGATCGGGTTCAAGAACGCCTTGGCATTCCAGAACTGTTTCAAGTCACGGCGCTTGGGTAAACAGGACTGGAAGGAGACGAAGGGACACGTAGAGCAAGTGTTTGGATGGCTAGCAAAGGAAGAGGATTACAGATCGGATGACCCAGTCGGTAGGTTCTTGTCAGCGAATGGTGACCTGAAGACGGTGTCTGAACTGGAGCAGGAGATGTCCAGCAAGACTGACAACCTCATAGATAGTCTGGCTCGACAGATCACCGCTAAAAGCAAGTACCTGCAGGAACTGGAGTGCAAGTGTAACCAAATGAATCTCTCCCTTCAGAAAGCCATGGAAGAGAGCGATTTGCTGCACAAACGTTATAATGAAG AAATGAGGAATATGCAGTCTGCTGTCCGTGAGCATACACGGAGGGTTTTTCAGGAGACTGAAGAACTCAGAAATCAGCTGGTTGAGAAAGAGAGCAACATCCAGAGGAGGTCCAGGGAACTAAATGAACTAGTCGCTCAAACTGACATGGAAAGAAGAAAACTGGAGGAAGAGAGGAAAAAG AATGCTGACCAAAATGATTCCCTCAACATGGCTAGAATTGAGCAACAGAGAGCTGACGAACGGGCGCTACAGCTTCTTGAGAAACATAAG AAAGAGAAGGAGGACGCTCTCAACAGAATCCTGCAGCTAGAGAGGCAGGTGGACGAGAAGCAGAAGCTGGAGCTGGATATCGAGCAGCTTAAAGGCAAACTGGAGGTGGTGAAACACATGGCGGGAGAAGGCGTGGATGTGAAGAAACGTTCTGAGGAGCTGACAGCAGAACTGAACGAAAGGATCGAAGAGATGGAAGACCTGGAAGCTCTCAACCAAACTCTTGTTGTTAAACATAGGATGACCAACGATGAGATTCAAGATGCCAAGAAAGAGTTGATCACG GGTTTGACAGATATGTTAGGTCCTCGTAGCAACATTGGGATCAAGAGGATGGGTGAGCTGGACGAGAAGCCCTTCGTTCTGTCCTGCAAGCAGAGGTACGGACAAGACGCCGAAATGAAAGCCGCTGAACTCGTCTCCCTGTGGCAAGAGCATCTGAAGGACCCTAATTGGCATCCTTTCAAGATAGTGACCACAGGCTCAACTAAAGAG CAAATCATCGATGACAAGGATGAGAAGCTGGCGGGCTTGAAGAAGCAGCTCGGCGAGAAGGTCTACGAGGCCGTGGCTACCGCGCTGCTAGAGATCAACGAGTACAACGCTAGCGGCAGCTACGTGGTGTCCGAGCTCTGGAACAACAGGGAGAACCGCAAGGCCAGCGTAACGGAAGCCATACAGCACGTCCTGAAGCAATGGAAGGCGCAGAGGCGTCGAAGATGA